Proteins found in one Kangiella sediminilitoris genomic segment:
- a CDS encoding choice-of-anchor B family protein, which translates to MSKLVLSGLKLIALSLLIPLQAHAHSGAHPVRYVAENGVNEGNCATPSKPCASISYAVNQSSKGDKIYVASGTYYAQEMDIFYLLNDMVSVLGGFSTDDNYANQSPDENVTTIVGLPAKYRDTLTDKGFNLLRDEKGNKQFRQKPEYLELLNRYQKVNSTNKSSISCVNGMADDFPCYQVDLLSQLALNQLSSNPTSANDIWGYIDLNNNKEYAVMGVYNGTSVIDVTDPQTPVEVGTISGAISTWRDIKVYQYLDNATGQYKAYAYVTTEGQGGLQVINLSNAPDSIELVNTIDVFRTAHNVYLGNIDYTNGTALSGQKPYLYIAGSNLGNGSYRVFDLTDPESPSLVTTPDSTGYVHDATNMLITDNRTGQCADGHNPCELFIDFNENTVDIWDTTDKSTPVRISSTPYDGASYTHSGWYSKDKNYIFIQDELDERNLGVNTTLYVMDISDLTAPRVVGSYVGQTPAIDHNGFTLGDKYYMSNYKRGLTILDVSTPSSPKEIAYFDSYPVPEANDSQFDGAWGTFPYLPSGNILVSDISNGLFVLKDNSNIGDEGPPAIEPPRSTSSGGGSVPLMTLLLLLVCSIRRITP; encoded by the coding sequence ATGTCCAAACTAGTTTTATCTGGTCTTAAGCTGATAGCCCTATCATTACTGATTCCACTGCAGGCTCATGCTCACAGCGGAGCCCATCCCGTGCGCTACGTAGCCGAGAATGGTGTTAATGAAGGGAATTGTGCTACTCCATCAAAACCCTGCGCCTCCATCAGCTATGCTGTTAACCAGTCCAGTAAAGGTGACAAGATATACGTTGCTTCTGGGACCTACTACGCACAGGAAATGGATATCTTCTACCTGTTAAACGATATGGTTTCGGTTCTGGGTGGCTTTTCCACAGATGATAACTACGCAAACCAGTCTCCTGATGAAAATGTCACCACCATTGTGGGGCTACCTGCAAAATACCGTGATACTCTCACAGATAAAGGCTTTAACCTGCTGCGTGACGAAAAAGGTAACAAGCAGTTTCGTCAGAAACCGGAGTATCTTGAGCTCCTTAATCGGTACCAAAAAGTAAACTCTACTAACAAATCCAGCATCTCATGTGTTAACGGCATGGCAGATGACTTCCCCTGTTATCAGGTTGATTTATTGTCACAACTTGCACTCAATCAACTCAGCAGTAACCCAACTAGCGCTAACGATATCTGGGGATATATCGATTTAAATAACAACAAAGAATACGCTGTTATGGGTGTTTATAATGGTACCTCTGTCATTGATGTGACTGATCCACAAACCCCCGTAGAAGTCGGAACTATTTCCGGTGCCATTAGTACCTGGCGTGATATAAAAGTTTACCAATATCTCGATAATGCCACTGGTCAATATAAGGCTTATGCCTATGTCACTACCGAGGGCCAGGGAGGACTGCAAGTTATCAACCTCAGCAATGCCCCGGACAGTATTGAGTTAGTCAATACCATCGATGTATTCCGTACCGCGCATAACGTTTATCTGGGCAATATTGACTACACTAACGGCACTGCTTTGTCTGGCCAGAAACCATACCTCTATATCGCCGGCTCGAATCTTGGGAATGGTTCATATCGAGTTTTTGATCTTACCGATCCTGAAAGCCCTAGCCTCGTCACAACTCCTGACTCAACAGGTTATGTTCATGATGCTACCAATATGCTGATTACAGATAATCGCACAGGACAGTGTGCTGATGGCCATAATCCCTGTGAACTGTTTATTGATTTTAATGAAAATACTGTAGATATCTGGGATACAACTGATAAATCTACTCCGGTTCGCATCAGCAGCACCCCTTATGACGGTGCCAGCTATACACATTCCGGTTGGTACTCCAAAGACAAAAATTATATTTTCATTCAGGATGAACTGGATGAACGTAATCTTGGTGTCAATACAACACTATACGTTATGGATATTAGCGACCTGACAGCTCCACGAGTTGTTGGTTCCTATGTTGGCCAAACTCCAGCGATTGATCATAACGGTTTTACCCTTGGTGATAAATACTACATGTCTAACTACAAGCGGGGATTGACTATACTGGATGTTTCTACTCCAAGCAGCCCAAAAGAAATTGCTTACTTCGATAGCTACCCGGTTCCAGAAGCAAATGACTCACAATTTGATGGCGCCTGGGGTACTTTTCCTTATTTACCCAGTGGCAATATTCTCGTCAGTGACATATCCAACGGCTTATTTGTTCTTAAAGATAACAGTAATATCGGTGACGAGGGCCCTCCTGCCATAGAGCCGCCTAGGTCAACAAGCTCAGGCGGAGGCTCAGTGCCGCTGATGACACTACTATTGCTGCTGGTATGTTCTATCAGACGCATAACCCCTTAA
- a CDS encoding SDR family oxidoreductase: protein MSSTTSSAVKTVMVTGASSGFGLETARRFAGKGYKVIVAARRKERLDELKQSLEQEFGEGKIHVLELDVTSEEQVDRIFRELPEEFSQVDILVNNAGLALGLEPAQEANLEDWHRMVDTNIKGLYLMTRKILPGMVERKSGHIINIGSIAGNYAYPGGNAYGATKAFVKQFTRNLRADLLGTQIRVTNIEPGLAETEFSLVRFGGDQEKAENVYKGTNPLTAEDVAEAVVWAADQPQHVNINSIELMPTSQAWAALAVDKVQG, encoded by the coding sequence ATGTCATCAACAACATCATCAGCTGTAAAAACGGTCATGGTTACCGGAGCGAGCTCAGGTTTTGGTTTGGAAACTGCGAGGCGTTTCGCTGGTAAAGGTTATAAAGTTATCGTTGCTGCAAGACGTAAAGAGCGTTTGGACGAGTTGAAACAAAGTCTTGAGCAAGAATTCGGAGAAGGGAAAATCCATGTGCTGGAGCTGGATGTCACTTCTGAAGAGCAAGTTGACAGAATATTCAGAGAGCTACCGGAGGAGTTTTCACAGGTAGATATTCTGGTGAATAATGCCGGCCTTGCACTGGGACTGGAGCCGGCACAGGAAGCAAACCTTGAGGACTGGCACCGAATGGTCGATACCAATATTAAGGGTTTGTATTTGATGACACGAAAGATTCTGCCGGGTATGGTTGAGCGTAAAAGTGGCCATATCATAAATATTGGCTCAATAGCGGGAAACTACGCTTATCCGGGGGGTAATGCCTACGGCGCGACCAAGGCTTTCGTTAAGCAGTTTACCCGTAATCTGCGAGCAGACTTGTTGGGAACGCAGATACGCGTAACAAATATTGAGCCAGGACTTGCTGAGACAGAATTCTCTTTGGTCCGTTTTGGTGGTGATCAGGAGAAGGCTGAGAATGTCTATAAGGGAACCAACCCTCTGACAGCAGAAGACGTAGCTGAGGCTGTCGTTTGGGCCGCAGATCAGCCGCAGCATGTAAATATTAACAGTATAGAGCTAATGCCAACGTCACAGGCATGGGCGGCACTTGCCGTCGATAAAGTTCAAGGCTAG
- the apaG gene encoding Co2+/Mg2+ efflux protein ApaG — protein MSEDYQFQISVKTEYIEEQSEPENERYVFAYTVTIENTGELGAKLDSRHWVITDANGEVTEVQGQGVIGEQPFIEPGKSYQYSSGAVIATPIGTMEGDYSMIGQNGAEFKAPIPVFSLTTPGVLH, from the coding sequence ATGTCTGAAGATTATCAGTTTCAAATTAGCGTTAAAACAGAATATATTGAAGAACAGTCAGAGCCTGAAAATGAGCGTTACGTTTTCGCCTATACAGTAACCATAGAAAATACCGGCGAACTAGGTGCCAAACTAGACTCAAGGCACTGGGTTATTACTGATGCTAACGGCGAAGTAACTGAGGTTCAGGGCCAGGGTGTCATTGGCGAGCAACCCTTTATCGAGCCCGGTAAAAGTTATCAATATTCCAGCGGAGCAGTCATCGCTACTCCTATTGGGACAATGGAAGGTGATTACAGCATGATTGGCCAGAACGGTGCTGAGTTCAAAGCACCAATCCCTGTTTTCAGTCTTACCACCCCCGGAGTACTGCACTAA
- a CDS encoding MAPEG family protein, producing MSFQPILIPVFVMVLLTFSVAVVMARRRFRFYRQQRLHPQKTASREDMSRLMEDNRAPDHFMNLFEMPVLFYLAVVIALITSSTSDWLLGLSWLYVLCRIAHAYIHCTYNNVFHRFKAFISSYFVLLAMWVVLIVDIVWI from the coding sequence ATGTCTTTTCAACCAATTCTAATTCCAGTTTTTGTAATGGTTCTGTTAACTTTTTCTGTTGCGGTGGTCATGGCTCGGCGTCGTTTTAGGTTTTATCGCCAACAAAGGTTGCACCCTCAGAAAACAGCCTCGAGAGAGGATATGAGCCGCCTGATGGAAGATAACCGAGCTCCAGACCACTTTATGAATCTGTTTGAAATGCCGGTTCTGTTCTATTTAGCTGTAGTCATCGCGCTGATTACCAGTAGTACCTCTGATTGGTTGTTAGGGCTGTCATGGCTCTATGTTTTATGTAGAATTGCTCATGCCTATATCCACTGCACCTATAACAACGTATTTCATCGCTTTAAAGCGTTTATCTCCAGCTACTTTGTTCTATTGGCGATGTGGGTTGTATTGATTGTAGATATTGTTTGGATTTGA
- the rph gene encoding ribonuclease PH: MRPSGRSSNQLRPITITRNYTKHAEGSVLVEFGETKVLCNASVVDNVPRFLKGKGQGWLTAEYGMLPRSTHSRMDREASRGKQGGRTLEIQRLIGRSLRAAVDLKQLGEHTIYLDCDVIQADGGTRTASISGASVALHDALFAMRQKGALKTNPLKHMIGSVSVGIYKGTPVLDLDYDEDSSAETDMNLVMDENGGFIEIQGTAEGETFSGEELMQMLELGKQGIREIFDIQHKAIGA, translated from the coding sequence ATGCGACCTAGCGGACGAAGCAGTAACCAGTTACGACCTATCACTATTACACGCAATTACACCAAACATGCAGAAGGCTCGGTTCTTGTAGAATTTGGCGAAACCAAAGTACTATGTAACGCCAGTGTGGTCGATAACGTTCCTCGCTTCCTCAAAGGTAAGGGGCAGGGTTGGCTCACCGCTGAGTATGGGATGTTACCGCGCTCTACACACAGTCGCATGGATCGTGAGGCTTCCCGTGGTAAGCAGGGAGGTCGTACACTTGAAATTCAACGTTTAATTGGACGCTCTTTACGTGCTGCTGTGGATTTAAAGCAGCTCGGTGAACACACCATATATCTTGACTGTGATGTTATCCAGGCTGACGGCGGTACCCGAACAGCTTCTATTAGTGGTGCCAGCGTGGCATTGCACGATGCACTTTTTGCCATGCGTCAAAAAGGCGCTCTTAAAACCAATCCCCTAAAGCACATGATTGGCTCTGTATCCGTCGGCATCTACAAAGGAACACCCGTTCTTGATTTGGACTATGATGAAGACTCCAGCGCTGAGACTGACATGAACCTGGTAATGGATGAGAATGGAGGCTTTATTGAAATTCAGGGTACTGCTGAGGGCGAAACATTCAGCGGTGAAGAACTTATGCAAATGCTAGAGCTCGGAAAGCAGGGTATCCGCGAGATATTCGACATCCAGCACAAAGCAATCGGTGCTTAA
- a CDS encoding FKBP-type peptidyl-prolyl cis-trans isomerase, translated as MKIEKDSVVELDYKLMDLDGNVWESSDEGGPWVYLHGHGEVMPGLEDKLIGKSIGQKIKVEFGPEEAYGPYEEELKTEVPREAFADVENLTEGMRLAAESSDGVHAVMVREVRDDVVVIDANHPLAGQAVKVEVKVLSVRPGTAEEISHGHVHKSGTCEHRH; from the coding sequence ATGAAGATTGAAAAAGATAGCGTTGTAGAACTGGATTATAAATTAATGGATCTTGATGGGAATGTCTGGGAGAGTTCTGATGAGGGCGGTCCCTGGGTTTATCTGCATGGTCATGGTGAAGTGATGCCGGGCCTCGAAGATAAGCTAATTGGAAAATCTATTGGACAGAAAATCAAGGTAGAATTCGGGCCAGAAGAAGCTTATGGTCCTTATGAAGAAGAATTGAAAACAGAAGTGCCGAGAGAAGCATTTGCCGATGTAGAAAATTTGACTGAGGGTATGCGCCTGGCTGCTGAAAGCAGTGATGGTGTCCATGCGGTCATGGTGCGTGAAGTCAGAGATGACGTGGTAGTGATTGATGCGAATCACCCTCTGGCTGGACAGGCGGTTAAAGTTGAGGTGAAGGTTTTATCAGTTCGCCCGGGTACTGCCGAAGAGATTTCTCATGGTCATGTCCACAAGAGTGGTACCTGCGAGCATAGGCACTAG
- a CDS encoding DUF4382 domain-containing protein: MKTILKTSLIVAGVALALTACRDDDPDNGKLSVAVTDAPIDDAEAVVVQFTGIEIQGPGGQQSFDFDTAKTIDLLQLTGDESLELLPETELTAGQYQWMRLKVNAERGVTDSYIDINSARYSLFIPSGSETGLKLNRPFVIAAGGITDLTVDFDLRKSVHEPQDAAQDYYLRPTLRVVDNLEVGHITGMVDANLIDAEGCTDSSAVYLFDGADAETDDVDANEPEPITTGLVEVNNNGDYVYEIGFVVAGEYTLGFTCEAANDDPETDDVINFTTQNVTVNANETVTVDF; encoded by the coding sequence ATGAAAACTATATTGAAAACAAGCCTGATTGTAGCTGGTGTTGCTTTAGCTTTAACTGCTTGTAGGGATGACGACCCTGATAATGGTAAATTATCAGTAGCTGTGACGGATGCGCCGATAGATGATGCAGAAGCGGTAGTAGTGCAGTTTACAGGCATTGAAATACAAGGCCCTGGCGGACAACAAAGCTTTGATTTCGATACAGCGAAAACCATTGATTTATTACAGTTGACAGGCGATGAGTCACTGGAGCTTTTGCCAGAGACTGAGTTGACAGCTGGCCAATATCAATGGATGCGCCTGAAGGTTAATGCTGAGCGAGGCGTTACAGATTCGTATATCGACATTAATAGCGCGCGTTACTCACTATTCATCCCAAGCGGCAGCGAAACTGGATTGAAGTTAAACCGTCCGTTTGTGATCGCTGCTGGTGGTATCACTGACTTGACCGTAGATTTTGATTTGCGTAAGTCTGTTCATGAGCCTCAGGATGCTGCACAGGATTACTACTTACGCCCAACTTTACGTGTCGTTGATAACCTGGAAGTAGGTCATATTACGGGTATGGTTGATGCAAACCTGATCGATGCAGAAGGCTGTACTGACTCAAGTGCGGTATATCTGTTTGATGGTGCTGATGCTGAGACAGATGATGTTGATGCTAATGAACCAGAGCCGATTACTACAGGATTAGTCGAAGTAAATAACAACGGTGACTACGTTTATGAAATTGGCTTTGTAGTTGCAGGCGAATACACCCTTGGCTTTACTTGTGAAGCAGCGAATGACGATCCTGAAACGGATGACGTGATTAACTTTACAACTCAAAACGTAACGGTTAACGCCAATGAGACAGTAACTGTAGATTTCTAA
- a CDS encoding alpha/beta hydrolase family protein, translating into MKQPKLVMIPGLNGNDLLCREFLDSLPMDVKFIPLPEDCPQDHESIAESVTPLLPQEPFILLLESFAGSIGPNLLKNNDIPLQGLIFFVSLLATPSKPLLALSQLVSAKTILKLPFIDRTLSRTFLNNDANPEQVQHVKQVIHDIPDDILKQRTKALAELKSFPRQPDIPVAYVEASNDRVLNQRALDSIEEVFPQAEKYPMQGSHFLLYTKPQESAQVVTTIYERMIEQLKK; encoded by the coding sequence ATGAAGCAACCTAAACTGGTTATGATTCCCGGCCTCAATGGTAATGACCTTCTCTGTCGTGAGTTCCTGGATAGTCTGCCCATGGACGTTAAGTTTATTCCTCTTCCTGAAGACTGTCCCCAGGATCATGAATCTATTGCCGAGTCAGTCACACCGCTATTGCCACAAGAGCCCTTCATACTTTTGCTTGAGTCATTTGCCGGTTCCATTGGCCCCAACTTGCTGAAAAATAATGATATCCCCCTACAGGGTTTGATCTTCTTTGTAAGTTTACTAGCAACACCAAGCAAACCACTACTTGCCCTATCGCAACTAGTTTCTGCTAAAACTATTTTAAAGCTACCTTTTATTGATAGAACCCTGAGCAGAACCTTCCTTAATAACGATGCCAATCCAGAGCAGGTTCAGCATGTAAAACAGGTCATTCACGATATTCCGGATGATATTCTCAAACAGAGAACAAAAGCACTGGCAGAACTGAAATCATTTCCAAGGCAACCTGATATACCCGTTGCTTATGTTGAAGCCAGCAATGATCGGGTGCTAAATCAAAGAGCGTTAGACAGTATTGAAGAGGTTTTCCCACAGGCGGAAAAATATCCGATGCAAGGGAGTCACTTTTTGTTATACACCAAACCACAGGAATCTGCGCAAGTGGTAACAACCATCTATGAGCGAATGATTGAGCAGCTCAAGAAGTGA
- a CDS encoding symmetrical bis(5'-nucleosyl)-tetraphosphatase, translating to MATYAIGDIQGCYDEFRLLLSKINFNPTHDRLWLAGDLVNRGPKSLEVLNYAYDHQDVMDIVLGNHDLHLLAVYYTEAKLPKKDDLNRILKADNCKTLMKWLRRQNLAVYDKSHDFLMTHAGVPPEWDLNLTLACAYELEEVLSAKDTAKDFFQHMYGNKPSHWDKKLKGIDRLRFITNALTRMRFCHQHGALDFKSKSTPGKQDKGLSPWYELSNIGQETRVVFGHWAALEGKANAKNIYAIDTGCVWGNKLTALRLEDQKRFHVKALRRWA from the coding sequence ATGGCAACATACGCGATTGGAGATATTCAAGGCTGTTACGACGAATTTCGTCTGTTACTCTCAAAAATCAACTTCAATCCTACTCATGACAGACTCTGGCTGGCCGGAGACCTGGTTAATCGAGGCCCCAAATCACTAGAAGTTCTGAATTATGCCTATGACCATCAGGACGTTATGGACATTGTATTGGGAAATCACGATCTCCACCTGTTAGCGGTGTACTATACCGAAGCAAAACTACCGAAAAAAGATGACCTCAACCGTATTCTCAAGGCAGATAATTGTAAAACATTAATGAAATGGCTCCGTCGCCAGAATCTTGCTGTTTATGATAAGTCTCACGACTTCCTGATGACTCATGCGGGCGTCCCCCCTGAGTGGGATCTGAATCTCACTCTTGCCTGTGCCTATGAGTTAGAGGAGGTACTGTCTGCCAAAGATACTGCCAAGGACTTTTTCCAGCATATGTATGGCAACAAGCCTAGCCACTGGGACAAAAAACTCAAAGGAATTGATAGACTTCGTTTTATTACTAACGCACTCACTCGAATGCGATTTTGCCATCAACATGGAGCTCTAGACTTTAAGAGTAAATCCACCCCTGGGAAACAGGATAAGGGGCTTAGTCCTTGGTACGAGTTAAGTAATATCGGACAGGAAACCAGAGTTGTGTTTGGTCATTGGGCTGCTCTTGAAGGTAAGGCCAATGCGAAAAATATCTATGCTATTGATACAGGCTGCGTATGGGGTAACAAACTCACTGCGCTCCGACTGGAAGATCAGAAACGCTTCCATGTTAAAGCATTACGTCGATGGGCATAG
- a CDS encoding alpha/beta fold hydrolase: MKKFLRGLMVVLPLVVSVNIGLAKQQLPALPDSSRLEMVHDHQLHIRETTAVTRGPTLVLLSGPTDNWHSDSAWWVLAQNYLAQKYHTVLIDRAGQGWSEMIKLPSYSHFASDLSMLIKSDALNSSGEEVVIVAFASANLAVRQALQEEAVRQKVRGVVLIDPDVLTEFSIKHYTSETEKYRLEWDALEAFIQSGKYDSRVKAKLRDELKHVKEIIPEEFRQLMDWGYYDAIETIRSTREYQIHKFLETTAYLKDLNNAQAQPIPQSIPLIIIDTDFEAVYLKQLTDEAAKLSVAEWRKEGSAWYRSLTEKSHCGTYWAVETEEHLLMFSDPEVIEQAIEKLLTCSI, from the coding sequence ATGAAGAAGTTTCTGAGGGGCTTAATGGTGGTATTACCATTAGTTGTTAGTGTGAACATTGGATTGGCAAAGCAGCAGCTCCCGGCTCTACCTGATAGCAGTCGTCTCGAGATGGTTCATGACCATCAGTTACATATACGAGAAACGACTGCAGTAACTCGAGGGCCGACCTTAGTATTATTGTCAGGGCCAACTGATAATTGGCACAGCGATTCGGCATGGTGGGTTTTGGCGCAAAATTATTTAGCCCAGAAGTATCATACGGTATTAATTGATCGCGCGGGTCAAGGTTGGTCTGAAATGATTAAATTACCCTCATACAGCCATTTTGCATCGGACCTTTCAATGCTAATAAAATCCGACGCGTTAAATTCATCAGGCGAAGAGGTAGTAATCGTGGCTTTTGCCAGTGCAAATCTTGCGGTACGGCAAGCGCTTCAGGAAGAAGCTGTTAGGCAAAAGGTTAGAGGCGTAGTGCTGATCGACCCCGATGTTTTAACGGAATTCTCGATTAAGCATTATACCAGTGAAACTGAAAAGTACAGACTAGAGTGGGATGCATTAGAGGCTTTCATCCAGTCTGGTAAATATGACTCGAGAGTCAAAGCCAAGCTGAGGGATGAGCTAAAGCATGTAAAAGAGATTATTCCTGAGGAGTTTCGTCAGCTTATGGATTGGGGATATTATGACGCCATCGAAACTATTCGTAGTACCCGTGAATACCAGATACATAAATTTTTAGAGACTACAGCTTATTTAAAAGATTTAAACAACGCTCAGGCACAGCCGATTCCACAAAGCATACCTCTAATCATCATCGATACAGACTTTGAGGCCGTATATTTGAAGCAGTTGACGGACGAAGCCGCGAAGCTCTCGGTTGCTGAGTGGAGAAAAGAGGGTAGTGCCTGGTATCGTAGTTTGACTGAAAAAAGCCACTGTGGAACTTATTGGGCTGTTGAGACTGAGGAACACTTGTTGATGTTTTCAGATCCTGAAGTGATAGAGCAGGCCATCGAAAAATTGCTGACCTGCTCCATTTAG
- a CDS encoding YicC/YloC family endoribonuclease, which translates to MLKSMTAFARQQFAAEWGNVTWEIKSVNQRFLEPNFRMPESFRHLEFELRNLLRKRLNRGKLDCTLRIEMNPKHSGRMKLDQEMAQQLLTAHEELQVLAQDNQSPDLVQMMRWPGLLQQEEADTDTMEKDVKQAFSQAVDQLIEVRQREGEALAEIIEQRLTGISSEVSKVEKQMPEVMKWQRERLINRFEDAQVELDPDRLEQEMVFLAQKLDVAEELDRLNTHVTECLRLLKDKGPVGRRLDFLMQEFNREANTLGSKSINADITSSSVEIKVLIEQMREQVQNIE; encoded by the coding sequence ATGTTAAAAAGCATGACCGCCTTTGCTCGACAGCAATTCGCTGCAGAATGGGGCAACGTTACCTGGGAAATAAAATCTGTAAACCAACGTTTTCTTGAACCGAACTTCAGAATGCCTGAATCATTCCGTCATCTTGAGTTCGAGCTAAGAAACCTTCTGCGGAAACGACTTAACCGCGGCAAGCTGGATTGCACATTACGTATCGAGATGAATCCAAAACATTCGGGCCGCATGAAGCTCGATCAGGAAATGGCTCAACAGCTACTTACAGCCCACGAGGAACTACAGGTACTTGCGCAGGATAATCAATCGCCCGATCTTGTTCAGATGATGCGATGGCCAGGTTTGTTACAACAGGAAGAAGCTGATACTGACACTATGGAGAAAGATGTTAAACAGGCTTTTTCTCAGGCAGTCGATCAGTTAATCGAGGTTAGACAACGTGAAGGAGAAGCATTAGCCGAAATCATTGAGCAGCGTTTGACAGGCATATCCTCAGAAGTCAGTAAAGTTGAAAAACAGATGCCTGAAGTAATGAAGTGGCAACGAGAACGTCTAATTAACCGTTTTGAAGATGCTCAAGTTGAGCTTGATCCAGATAGACTGGAGCAAGAAATGGTGTTCCTGGCACAAAAACTGGATGTTGCTGAAGAACTGGATCGTTTAAATACTCATGTCACTGAATGCTTACGTCTGCTAAAGGACAAAGGACCTGTCGGCCGTCGACTTGACTTCCTGATGCAAGAATTTAACCGCGAAGCCAATACCTTAGGATCCAAGTCAATAAATGCTGATATCACCAGTAGCTCTGTTGAAATTAAAGTCCTCATAGAGCAGATGCGCGAACAAGTTCAAAATATTGAATAA